Proteins encoded within one genomic window of Schaalia sp. HMT-172:
- the ruvA gene encoding Holliday junction branch migration protein RuvA has protein sequence MISILRGAVASVGLDHVDVVVGGIGFRVHVTPAFAQAAPRDEEITVYTSMIVREDSMTLYGFESCDERDVFTKLLSVSGIGPKIALAALAVLRPDDLRRAVRDQDLATLQRIPGVGKKSAQRMALEIGDKLGSPAALPGAEPTAPPAPSQDAVAAEVSAALVGLGWSEAQAAKAIEKLAGSGLGASDMLRAALVSLGGGRG, from the coding sequence GTGATCTCGATTCTGCGCGGCGCTGTCGCAAGCGTCGGACTCGACCACGTCGACGTCGTGGTCGGTGGCATTGGCTTCCGCGTCCACGTGACCCCCGCCTTCGCGCAGGCGGCCCCGCGCGATGAGGAGATCACCGTCTACACCTCGATGATCGTACGCGAGGACTCGATGACCCTCTATGGCTTCGAATCCTGCGACGAGCGCGACGTCTTCACCAAGCTCCTGTCGGTGTCGGGAATCGGCCCGAAGATCGCGCTGGCCGCCCTGGCCGTCCTGCGCCCCGACGACCTGCGCCGCGCCGTGCGAGACCAGGACCTGGCCACGCTCCAGCGGATCCCCGGAGTGGGCAAGAAGTCGGCTCAGCGCATGGCCCTGGAGATCGGCGACAAGCTGGGCAGCCCCGCGGCCCTGCCCGGAGCCGAGCCGACCGCGCCGCCCGCGCCGAGCCAGGACGCGGTCGCCGCCGAGGTGAGCGCCGCCCTCGTGGGCCTGGGCTGGTCCGAGGCGCAGGCAGCCAAGGCCATCGAGAAGCTCGCGGGCAGCGGGCTCGGGGCCTCCGACATGCTGCGCGCCGCGCTCGTGAGCCTGGGAGGCGGCCGTGGCTGA
- the pdxS gene encoding pyridoxal 5'-phosphate synthase lyase subunit PdxS, which translates to MSESTAKREVGTPQVKRGMAQMLKGGVIMDVVTPEQAKIAEDAGAVAVMALERVPADIRAQGGVARMSDPDLIEGIIDAVSIPVMAKARIGHFVEAQVLQSLGVDYIDESEVLTPADYSHHIDKWNFTVPFVCGATNLGEALRRINEGAAMIRSKGEAGTGDVSNATTHMRKIRDEIRHLTSLPEDELYVAAKELQAPYELVAEVAREGRLPVVLFTAGGIATPADAAMMMQLGAEGVFVGSGIFKSGDPAKRAAAIVKATTFYDDPSVIAEVSRGLGEAMVGINVDDLPVDHRLAERGW; encoded by the coding sequence ATGAGCGAGAGCACCGCGAAGCGCGAGGTCGGCACTCCGCAGGTCAAGCGCGGCATGGCCCAGATGCTCAAGGGCGGCGTGATTATGGACGTCGTCACCCCCGAGCAGGCCAAGATCGCCGAAGACGCGGGCGCCGTGGCCGTCATGGCCCTCGAGCGCGTCCCCGCAGACATCCGCGCCCAGGGTGGCGTGGCCCGCATGTCCGACCCGGATCTGATCGAAGGCATCATCGACGCCGTCTCCATCCCCGTGATGGCGAAGGCCCGCATTGGTCACTTCGTCGAGGCCCAGGTCCTGCAGTCCCTCGGCGTCGACTACATCGACGAGTCCGAGGTCCTCACCCCCGCGGACTACAGCCACCACATCGACAAGTGGAACTTCACCGTTCCCTTCGTCTGCGGTGCCACCAACCTCGGTGAGGCACTGCGCCGCATCAACGAGGGCGCCGCCATGATCCGCTCGAAGGGCGAGGCCGGCACCGGCGACGTCTCCAACGCGACGACGCACATGCGCAAGATCCGCGACGAGATCCGCCACCTGACCTCCCTGCCCGAGGACGAGCTCTACGTCGCGGCCAAGGAACTGCAGGCCCCCTACGAGCTCGTCGCCGAGGTTGCCCGCGAGGGTCGCCTCCCCGTCGTGCTCTTCACGGCCGGCGGCATCGCCACCCCCGCGGACGCCGCCATGATGATGCAGCTGGGCGCCGAGGGCGTCTTCGTGGGCTCGGGCATCTTCAAGTCCGGCGACCCCGCCAAGCGTGCGGCCGCCATCGTCAAGGCCACGACCTTCTACGACGACCCCTCCGTCATCGCTGAGGTCTCGCGCGGCCTGGGCGAGGCCATGGTCGGCATTAACGTCGACGACCTGCCGGTCGATCACCGCCTCGCGGAGCGCGGATGGTGA
- the ruvB gene encoding Holliday junction branch migration DNA helicase RuvB: MRIVAPDAGELERAAEAALRPKKLSEFVGQRVVRGQLQLVLDAARMRSATPDHVLLAGPPGLGKTTLAMIIAAEMGTSLRLTSGPAIQHAGDLAAILSGLQEGDILFIDEIHRLARTAEEMLYLAMEDFRVDVVVGKGPGATSIPLTLPPFTVVGATTRSGLLPAPLRDRFGFTAHLEFYETEELQSVVTRSATLLGLPIDARAAHEIASRSRGTPRIANRLLRRVVDYAQVHGDGTLTLDAARGALELFEVDPSGLDRLDRAVLDAVCRRFAGGPVGLTTLSVTIGEEAETVETVAEPYLVREGFLVRTNRGRMATPKAWGHLGLAPPAPDGALFD, from the coding sequence ATGCGCATTGTCGCCCCGGACGCGGGTGAGCTTGAGCGCGCCGCCGAGGCGGCCCTGCGCCCCAAGAAGCTCTCCGAGTTCGTCGGTCAGCGCGTCGTGCGAGGCCAGCTGCAGCTGGTCCTGGACGCCGCCCGCATGCGCTCGGCCACCCCCGACCACGTGCTCTTGGCCGGCCCCCCGGGACTGGGCAAGACGACACTCGCCATGATTATCGCCGCCGAGATGGGCACGTCGCTGCGCCTGACCTCCGGACCTGCGATTCAGCACGCCGGTGACCTGGCTGCGATCCTGTCGGGCCTTCAGGAAGGCGACATCCTCTTTATTGACGAGATCCACCGCCTGGCGCGCACCGCCGAGGAGATGCTCTACCTGGCGATGGAGGACTTCCGCGTCGACGTGGTCGTCGGCAAGGGACCCGGCGCCACCTCCATTCCCCTGACGCTGCCGCCCTTCACGGTCGTCGGCGCTACCACGCGCTCCGGCCTGCTGCCGGCCCCGCTGCGCGACCGTTTCGGTTTCACCGCTCACCTGGAGTTTTACGAGACCGAGGAGCTCCAGTCGGTCGTGACGCGCTCCGCGACCCTCCTGGGATTGCCCATCGACGCGCGCGCCGCCCACGAGATCGCCTCGCGTTCGCGCGGAACACCCCGCATCGCGAACCGGCTCCTGCGCCGCGTCGTCGATTACGCCCAGGTGCACGGGGACGGGACCCTGACGCTGGACGCGGCGCGCGGCGCCCTCGAGCTCTTCGAGGTCGATCCCTCCGGCCTGGATCGCCTGGACCGCGCGGTCCTCGACGCGGTGTGTCGTCGTTTCGCCGGCGGCCCCGTGGGACTGACGACCCTGTCCGTGACCATCGGCGAGGAGGCGGAGACAGTCGAGACGGTCGCCGAACCCTACCTGGTGCGCGAAGGGTTCCTTGTGCGCACCAATCGCGGACGCATGGCGACCCCGAAGGCCTGGGGACACCTCGGCCTCGCGCCGCCCGCGCCGGACGGCGCTCTCTTCGACTAG
- the ruvC gene encoding crossover junction endodeoxyribonuclease RuvC has product MRVMGIDPGLTRCGLGVVDVDESRRASLVYVGVARTDKDLATHFRLRTIADAIDAVIEQYRPEVVAIERVFAQDNLQSVTTTMQVMGAAMTCVGRAGLPMAVHTPSEVKSAVSGNGNADKAQVQTMVARILGLAKAPKPADAADALAIAITHAWRGTGLLGAPEDSSVAVSISGRLTSRGSMTPAQRAWAEAQAAQRRTGAVDPRRRRG; this is encoded by the coding sequence ATGCGCGTGATGGGGATTGACCCCGGTTTGACGCGCTGCGGCCTCGGCGTCGTTGACGTGGATGAGTCGCGGCGCGCGAGCCTCGTCTATGTCGGCGTGGCCCGCACCGACAAGGATCTGGCCACGCACTTTCGCCTGCGTACCATCGCGGATGCGATCGACGCGGTCATCGAGCAGTACCGGCCCGAGGTCGTCGCAATCGAGCGCGTGTTCGCGCAGGACAACCTGCAGTCGGTGACGACGACCATGCAGGTGATGGGAGCGGCGATGACGTGCGTCGGGCGCGCCGGCCTGCCGATGGCGGTCCACACGCCCTCGGAGGTCAAGTCGGCCGTGTCCGGCAACGGAAACGCCGATAAGGCCCAGGTCCAGACGATGGTCGCGCGCATCCTCGGCCTCGCCAAGGCGCCCAAGCCCGCGGACGCGGCCGATGCCCTGGCGATCGCGATCACGCACGCCTGGCGGGGGACCGGCCTGCTCGGGGCGCCCGAGGATTCCTCGGTCGCCGTGTCCATCTCCGGGCGCCTGACCTCGCGCGGGTCCATGACGCCCGCTCAGCGGGCGTGGGCCGAGGCCCAGGCCGCGCAACGCCGCACGGGTGCCGTCGACCCGAGGCGCAGGCGCGGCTAG
- the pdxT gene encoding pyridoxal 5'-phosphate synthase glutaminase subunit PdxT: MVTIGVLALQGDVAEHVRALEHSGARALLVRRVSELDQVDGLVIPGGESTTMSNLLLSFGLFDALNSRIASGMPVYGTCAGMIMLASSILDGRKDQRSFGALDMVVRRNAFGRQVDSYEEDLDVAGLEGGPFHAVFIRAPWVESVGEGVEVIARAGNSADGPIVGVRRGNVMATSFHPEVGGDDRIHGLFVTMVARA; encoded by the coding sequence ATGGTGACCATCGGCGTTCTCGCCCTGCAGGGCGACGTCGCAGAGCACGTGCGGGCGCTGGAACACTCCGGCGCCCGCGCGCTGCTTGTGCGCAGGGTTTCTGAGCTCGACCAGGTCGACGGCCTGGTCATCCCGGGCGGCGAGTCGACCACCATGTCGAACTTGCTGCTCTCCTTTGGTCTGTTTGATGCGCTGAATTCGCGCATTGCGTCCGGCATGCCCGTCTACGGCACGTGCGCGGGCATGATCATGCTCGCCTCGTCGATCCTGGATGGGCGCAAGGACCAGCGTTCTTTCGGCGCCCTCGACATGGTCGTGCGTCGCAACGCCTTCGGCCGACAGGTGGACTCCTACGAGGAGGACCTGGACGTCGCGGGACTGGAGGGCGGCCCCTTCCACGCCGTGTTCATTCGAGCCCCATGGGTTGAGTCGGTCGGCGAAGGCGTCGAGGTGATTGCGCGCGCGGGCAACAGCGCCGACGGTCCGATCGTGGGCGTGCGCCGCGGCAACGTGATGGCGACGTCCTTCCACCCCGAGGTGGGAGGCGACGACCGTATCCACGGCCTCTTCGTCACTATGGTGGCGCGCGCCTGA
- the yajC gene encoding preprotein translocase subunit YajC, giving the protein MNNLTMLALIAVALLFMVWTSRSRKKQMEKMEQDKRDQLAAVTPGTWVRTRVGFWGRFVDLDGDIVVLETTDGHEMYWERQMIAEIGGQPPLATTEEDEAAEASDAPESADEDETILGLDDTGAQSSSQDSDEQQK; this is encoded by the coding sequence ATGAACAACCTAACCATGCTCGCCCTGATCGCTGTCGCCCTCTTGTTCATGGTGTGGACATCGCGCTCCCGCAAGAAGCAGATGGAGAAAATGGAGCAGGACAAGCGCGACCAGCTTGCGGCCGTCACCCCCGGCACGTGGGTGCGTACCCGCGTCGGTTTCTGGGGCCGTTTCGTCGACCTGGACGGCGACATCGTCGTCCTAGAGACCACCGATGGTCACGAGATGTACTGGGAACGCCAAATGATCGCCGAGATCGGTGGCCAGCCGCCCCTGGCCACGACCGAGGAGGACGAGGCGGCCGAGGCATCCGACGCGCCTGAGTCGGCGGATGAGGATGAGACCATCCTCGGGCTCGACGACACGGGCGCGCAGTCCTCGTCCCAGGACTCCGACGAGCAGCAGAAGTAA